A single window of Phycisphaeraceae bacterium DNA harbors:
- a CDS encoding 4Fe-4S binding protein — MPHVIAEPCIGTKDVSCTQVCPVDCIHPTKDEADFQKADQLYIDPDTCIDCGLCVDECPVRAIYPEEDLPDEWRKYVQINIDYYAKKG, encoded by the coding sequence ATGCCCCATGTGATCGCTGAGCCCTGCATCGGCACCAAGGACGTGTCCTGCACCCAGGTCTGCCCCGTCGACTGCATCCACCCCACCAAGGACGAGGCCGACTTCCAGAAGGCCGACCAGCTCTACATCGACCCCGACACCTGCATCGACTGCGGCCTGTGCGTCGACGAGTGCCCGGTCCGCGCCATCTATCCCGAGGAAGACCTCCCCGACGAGTGGCGAAAGTACGTCCAGATCAACATCGACTACTACGCCAAGAAGGGCTGA